A portion of the Chondrinema litorale genome contains these proteins:
- the rsgA gene encoding ribosome small subunit-dependent GTPase A has translation MKIYSKETLGWNTFFEEQKNQSEYGIFTDARVSAENKNNYLLLVPKLGEITAECTGKLMFSVDNATELPKTGDWVSVQLFHDELKGVIHFVYERKTSLGRKVAGKRTEEQIIATNIDIVFLVQGLDNNFNINRLFRTVVMVQEASIQPVIVLNKADIANDADAKLKLVQDQLKDVPVIMLSALQKTGIEQLKSYIKEGESIVFMGSSGAGKSTLINALSETNMALTGAVRSQDDRGKHTTTRREMFLLPEGGILIDTPGMREFQLYSASQGLESTFADITELADSCRYRDCTHTVEKGCAVLEALEEGDISESQYENFLKLQREDAYMKTRTDQKAFLEKKAKDKQLHKMIKKITKKGMY, from the coding sequence ATGAAAATTTATTCAAAGGAAACTTTGGGCTGGAATACCTTTTTTGAAGAACAAAAAAATCAATCTGAATACGGCATTTTTACTGATGCTAGAGTTTCAGCAGAAAATAAAAACAACTATCTGTTGCTAGTTCCAAAGCTTGGAGAAATTACCGCAGAATGCACAGGCAAGCTAATGTTTAGTGTTGATAATGCCACCGAGTTACCCAAAACAGGAGACTGGGTTTCAGTTCAGTTATTTCACGATGAGCTTAAAGGAGTGATTCATTTCGTTTATGAAAGAAAGACTTCGCTTGGCAGAAAAGTAGCTGGAAAACGCACAGAAGAACAGATTATCGCAACAAACATAGACATTGTGTTTCTTGTACAAGGGCTCGATAACAACTTTAATATAAATCGCCTTTTTAGAACTGTGGTGATGGTACAAGAAGCCTCTATACAACCTGTAATTGTGCTCAACAAAGCAGATATTGCAAATGATGCTGATGCTAAATTAAAACTGGTACAAGATCAGCTTAAAGATGTACCTGTAATTATGCTGAGTGCTTTACAAAAAACAGGGATAGAGCAACTCAAAAGCTATATTAAAGAAGGAGAAAGCATTGTTTTTATGGGTTCTTCGGGAGCCGGAAAATCTACACTTATTAATGCACTTTCTGAAACAAATATGGCTTTAACCGGAGCTGTTAGGTCGCAAGATGATAGAGGTAAGCATACAACTACTCGACGAGAAATGTTTCTTTTGCCAGAAGGTGGTATTTTGATTGATACGCCGGGTATGCGAGAATTTCAGCTTTATTCAGCTAGCCAAGGCTTAGAAAGTACTTTTGCTGATATTACTGAATTAGCTGATTCATGTCGTTACCGAGATTGCACCCATACAGTAGAAAAGGGCTGTGCTGTTTTAGAAGCTTTAGAAGAAGGAGATATTTCTGAATCTCAGTATGAGAATTTCTTAAAACTGCAACGGGAAGATGCATACATGAAAACCCGAACAGATCAGAAAGCTTTTTTGGAGAAGAAAGCCAAAGACAAACAGCTTCATAAGATGATTAAAAAAATCACTAAGAAAGGGATGTATTAA
- a CDS encoding SH3 domain-containing protein gives MNDPDGYTNLRLSPSGKSDIIGVILSGQTFNFYPDINSDWWKVDFEFRTGYVHKSRIKYFDEVESEISKLFLSYVESNPANVEFSEMNSELLFEYAQNFPLATLTAFCKQPDNVKSFLISKYQTPINDGIDLQLIYSRLVNVKSLCFGDHKITDALKVAAKNSDIELKNLKSFVKDIHDLNRPDKYSTLTNHMFVSELEGKPITYYLNHADIDVYAKMFYQGQFALSDDDLTFSFLDSLLTTNPDTKPFYFHIFNCIVRVSDGALSEIVSGYCNTYFEKYPCDFIAIKARDNYSELYTKWINFTAYEYYFEFGSIDEFNNKIDEIEKKVKIDCEGDLDEIGNIRVKITTFLQKE, from the coding sequence ATAAATGATCCAGATGGTTATACAAATTTAAGGCTTAGTCCTTCTGGCAAATCGGATATTATTGGTGTTATTTTAAGTGGGCAGACTTTTAATTTTTATCCAGATATTAATTCTGATTGGTGGAAAGTGGACTTCGAGTTTCGGACTGGATATGTGCATAAATCAAGGATAAAGTATTTTGATGAGGTAGAATCTGAGATAAGTAAATTGTTTCTGAGTTATGTCGAGAGTAATCCTGCAAATGTTGAATTCAGTGAGATGAATAGTGAGCTTTTATTTGAGTATGCTCAAAACTTCCCTTTAGCTACACTCACAGCATTTTGTAAACAGCCAGATAATGTTAAGTCATTTTTAATTTCCAAATATCAAACTCCAATAAATGATGGCATCGATTTGCAGTTAATTTATTCACGTTTAGTGAATGTAAAATCATTGTGTTTTGGTGATCATAAAATTACTGATGCATTGAAGGTAGCAGCCAAAAATTCTGATATTGAATTAAAAAACCTCAAAAGCTTTGTTAAAGATATTCATGATTTAAATAGGCCAGATAAATATTCGACATTGACTAATCACATGTTCGTGTCGGAATTAGAGGGAAAACCAATAACATATTATTTGAATCATGCTGATATTGATGTATATGCTAAGATGTTTTACCAAGGTCAGTTTGCTCTTTCGGATGATGATTTGACCTTTAGTTTTCTAGATAGTCTTTTAACTACAAATCCAGATACCAAACCTTTCTACTTTCATATTTTTAATTGTATTGTAAGAGTTAGCGATGGTGCATTATCAGAAATTGTATCTGGTTATTGTAATACCTATTTTGAAAAGTATCCTTGTGATTTTATTGCTATTAAAGCAAGAGATAATTATTCTGAGCTTTATACTAAATGGATAAATTTTACAGCATATGAGTATTATTTTGAATTTGGGTCAATAGATGAGTTCAACAATAAAATTGATGAAATAGAGAAAAAAGTAAAAATAGATTGTGAGGGTGATTTAGACGAAATAGGAAATATTAGAGTGAAAATCACAACATTTCTTCAGAAAGAATAG
- a CDS encoding RNA-binding S4 domain-containing protein — protein sequence MRIDKFLWSVRIFKTRNVAAEACKSGRVTMSGQFVKSSRAVKEGDVIEVKKTPIWRKFKVKKLLKSRVGAKLVDEYVQDLTPAEELEKLEIIRKSGILSRPRGLGRPTKKERRDIDKLLNEDDGWPLDFDDDGDE from the coding sequence ATGCGGATAGATAAATTTTTGTGGTCGGTAAGAATTTTTAAAACCAGAAACGTTGCTGCAGAAGCTTGTAAGTCTGGCAGGGTTACTATGAGCGGACAGTTTGTGAAATCTTCCAGAGCAGTGAAAGAAGGCGATGTGATCGAGGTAAAAAAGACTCCGATTTGGCGTAAATTCAAAGTAAAAAAACTACTTAAGAGTAGAGTAGGAGCCAAATTGGTAGATGAGTATGTACAAGATCTCACACCGGCAGAAGAACTGGAAAAACTGGAAATAATTCGCAAGTCGGGTATCCTTTCGAGGCCACGTGGTTTGGGTAGACCAACCAAAAAGGAAAGAAGGGATATAGACAAGCTATTGAATGAAGACGATGGCTGGCCACTCGATTTCGATGATGATGGCGATGAATAA
- a CDS encoding ATP-dependent Clp protease adaptor ClpS, producing the protein MLYNIKFHLGAKPEVDVEVLELDEVDTDSEKERNLVVFNDDVNTFDHVIQALIDICEHTKEQAEQCTLIIHYKGKCVVKNGSYEKLAPMCTAICDRGISAEVA; encoded by the coding sequence ATGCTCTATAATATTAAATTTCATCTTGGCGCAAAACCTGAAGTGGATGTTGAAGTACTTGAACTGGATGAAGTGGACACAGATTCTGAAAAAGAAAGAAATCTAGTTGTATTTAATGATGATGTAAATACTTTTGACCACGTAATTCAGGCATTAATTGACATTTGCGAGCACACAAAAGAACAGGCCGAACAATGTACTCTAATTATACATTACAAAGGAAAATGTGTAGTTAAAAACGGTTCTTATGAAAAATTGGCTCCAATGTGTACCGCAATTTGCGATAGAGGAATCAGTGCTGAAGTTGCTTAA
- the recR gene encoding recombination mediator RecR codes for MNYPSRLLDDAINEISKLPGIGKKTALRLALFLLKQEEDVSQNLSNAILKLRSEIKYCSSCHSISDDVICNICNNNSRDKGTICVVENTSDVMAIENTAQYFGMYHVLGGVISPIEGISPADLNLSSLFERAQNEEVKEIILALNSTMEADTTAFYIMKKLKERNIKITAIARGVPVGGELEYTDEVTLGRSIARRVMYE; via the coding sequence ATGAACTACCCTTCCCGTTTACTAGATGATGCTATCAACGAAATTTCCAAACTACCGGGTATTGGAAAAAAGACAGCGCTTAGGCTCGCATTATTTCTATTAAAACAAGAGGAAGACGTTTCTCAAAATTTGTCTAATGCTATTTTAAAACTTCGCTCAGAAATAAAGTATTGCAGTAGCTGCCATAGTATTTCCGACGATGTAATTTGCAATATCTGTAACAATAATTCTAGAGATAAAGGTACTATCTGCGTAGTAGAAAACACTTCAGATGTAATGGCAATAGAAAATACAGCTCAGTACTTTGGCATGTACCATGTACTCGGTGGAGTTATCTCTCCAATAGAAGGTATTTCACCCGCAGATTTAAATCTATCATCTCTATTCGAAAGAGCTCAAAATGAAGAAGTTAAGGAGATTATTCTTGCACTTAACTCTACGATGGAAGCAGATACAACTGCTTTCTATATTATGAAAAAGCTCAAAGAAAGAAACATTAAAATTACCGCTATTGCCAGAGGTGTTCCGGTAGGTGGCGAATTGGAATACACAGACGAGGTAACACTCGGCAGAAGTATTGCCAGAAGAGTGATGTATGAATGA
- a CDS encoding efflux RND transporter periplasmic adaptor subunit — MKLIQLFLIAAAVFVFSSCENDKAANTESTEAATQEQNAESNSSSNVVSLNADQVKMAGIKSGKIEKKTISAKVKCSGMIDVPPEGIASIHPVMEGFVKAVKVLEGEKVSRGQVLGILEDPAYITLQEEYLKVNSKLKFAEKEYERQQKLSDENATALKTFQQVESDFAVLKSEAAGLKARLNMLGLDTEQIKAGKIQEVIYIKSPFNGTVAGVELNIGQHVDAQTEAFKVVNKDHIHGELNVFTRDILKIKKGQKVRFTVNGSDKHFEGEVFLIGETVNEENNTVNVHIDPIGDVSLLKLGMFISAEIMVSDAEQDAVPELSVVKDEENSFIFIDRGNYTYEKYPVKAGTVMDGYCAVDGIENLSEGVNVVTQGANYIWASL, encoded by the coding sequence ATGAAATTGATTCAATTATTTTTAATCGCTGCTGCCGTTTTCGTTTTTTCTTCTTGCGAAAATGATAAGGCAGCCAATACAGAGTCGACTGAAGCTGCTACACAAGAGCAAAATGCAGAAAGCAACTCAAGTAGCAATGTGGTTAGCTTAAATGCAGACCAAGTGAAGATGGCAGGAATTAAAAGTGGAAAAATCGAAAAGAAAACAATTTCTGCAAAGGTAAAATGTAGCGGAATGATCGATGTTCCACCAGAAGGTATCGCCAGCATACATCCAGTAATGGAAGGTTTTGTAAAAGCAGTAAAAGTATTAGAAGGAGAAAAAGTAAGTAGAGGGCAAGTACTTGGTATATTAGAAGACCCTGCTTACATCACGCTTCAAGAAGAGTACTTGAAAGTAAACAGTAAATTAAAGTTTGCAGAAAAAGAATATGAGCGCCAGCAAAAACTAAGTGATGAAAATGCTACTGCGCTAAAAACTTTTCAGCAAGTAGAGTCAGATTTTGCGGTATTAAAATCAGAAGCTGCTGGATTAAAAGCTAGATTAAACATGCTTGGTTTAGATACCGAACAGATTAAAGCTGGCAAAATTCAGGAAGTAATCTATATTAAATCACCATTTAACGGAACTGTAGCAGGAGTTGAGCTAAATATTGGCCAGCATGTAGATGCACAAACAGAAGCTTTTAAGGTGGTAAACAAAGACCATATCCACGGAGAATTAAATGTGTTTACACGCGACATTCTTAAAATTAAAAAAGGGCAAAAAGTAAGGTTTACTGTGAATGGTTCTGACAAGCACTTCGAGGGAGAAGTATTTTTAATCGGCGAAACAGTTAACGAAGAAAACAACACTGTAAATGTGCATATCGATCCGATAGGAGATGTTTCTTTGTTAAAATTAGGAATGTTTATAAGTGCTGAAATTATGGTTTCTGATGCAGAACAAGACGCAGTGCCAGAACTTTCTGTAGTAAAAGACGAAGAAAATTCATTCATTTTTATTGATAGAGGTAATTATACCTACGAAAAATATCCTGTGAAAGCGGGAACTGTAATGGATGGATATTGTGCTGTAGATGGTATAGAAAATTTATCAGAAGGGGTTAATGTTGTAACACAAGGAGCCAATTATATCTGGGCATCATTGTAA
- a CDS encoding rhodanese-like domain-containing protein → MIKLKELRIGLFLAVIISILSACGKTEVPQGTTYEVLEPDAFSKKMEETADYQLVDARTPGEVASGKLSGAVAYDYKADEIDKAANELDKNKPVFIYCGSGIRSEKSAEILMKAGFTEIYDMKGGMKAWKAAGKEVEK, encoded by the coding sequence ATGATAAAACTTAAAGAGCTTAGAATAGGCTTATTTCTAGCTGTAATAATATCTATACTCAGTGCATGTGGAAAAACGGAAGTACCTCAGGGGACAACCTATGAGGTACTTGAGCCAGATGCTTTCTCCAAAAAAATGGAAGAAACGGCAGATTACCAACTGGTAGATGCACGAACTCCAGGAGAAGTGGCTTCTGGAAAACTATCGGGTGCAGTGGCGTATGATTACAAAGCTGATGAGATAGATAAAGCTGCAAATGAACTTGATAAAAACAAACCAGTGTTTATCTATTGTGGCAGTGGTATTAGAAGTGAGAAGTCTGCTGAAATTTTGATGAAGGCAGGTTTCACTGAAATTTACGACATGAAAGGCGGAATGAAAGCCTGGAAAGCTGCTGGTAAAGAAGTTGAAAAATAA
- a CDS encoding glycosyltransferase family 2 protein yields MNDDDPEISVILPYFNAEATLHSAIDSILKQKFESFELVLINNCSTDNSYQVAKNLASKHQKIRLIQENAPGVANAFNKGLQLANGKFIARMDADDTSTPKRLEKQIQLLKDNRQISIVASQVQLLPTNKNRGFQHFVNWSNKLISPEQIALNRFVEQPVVNPSIMCRKEVFETVGSYKHGNFPEDYDWFLRVLEADYQIAKIPEPLLQWNDSASRLSRTDKRYSIAAFYKTKAFYLSKWLKKNNPFYPHIAIWGMGKKSKQRASLLEKYNINITAYIDVINAPEISETYYHFENIPPPGKIFIISYVGNRGAREKIRNFLIQKGYVEGKNFIMAA; encoded by the coding sequence ATGAATGATGATGACCCCGAAATATCAGTCATCCTCCCCTATTTCAATGCCGAAGCCACTCTTCACTCAGCTATTGATAGCATACTTAAACAAAAATTTGAAAGTTTTGAGCTCGTTTTAATCAATAATTGCTCAACCGACAATTCTTATCAAGTTGCAAAAAATCTTGCCTCAAAACACCAGAAAATACGCCTAATACAAGAAAATGCTCCCGGAGTTGCGAATGCTTTTAACAAAGGGCTTCAATTAGCTAATGGCAAATTTATAGCTCGTATGGATGCAGACGACACATCCACTCCCAAAAGACTAGAAAAGCAAATACAATTACTGAAAGATAATAGGCAAATCTCCATCGTTGCTTCTCAAGTACAGCTTTTGCCAACAAACAAAAATAGAGGTTTTCAACATTTTGTAAACTGGTCTAACAAGCTCATTTCCCCTGAGCAAATCGCACTTAACAGATTTGTAGAGCAGCCTGTGGTAAACCCCAGTATAATGTGCAGAAAGGAAGTATTTGAGACTGTTGGATCTTACAAACATGGTAACTTTCCAGAAGACTACGATTGGTTTTTAAGAGTATTAGAAGCCGATTATCAAATCGCCAAAATACCTGAACCATTGCTACAGTGGAACGATTCAGCTAGCAGATTAAGCCGTACTGACAAAAGATATAGTATAGCTGCTTTTTATAAAACCAAAGCTTTTTATCTTTCCAAATGGTTAAAGAAAAACAATCCATTTTACCCGCATATAGCCATTTGGGGAATGGGTAAAAAATCTAAACAAAGGGCTTCGTTACTCGAAAAATATAACATCAATATAACCGCATATATTGATGTAATTAATGCTCCTGAAATTTCAGAGACTTATTACCACTTTGAAAACATTCCTCCACCTGGCAAAATTTTTATTATTTCTTATGTAGGTAACAGAGGGGCAAGAGAAAAAATAAGAAACTTTCTAATACAGAAAGGTTATGTAGAAGGCAAAAATTTTATAATGGCAGCTTAA
- a CDS encoding CusA/CzcA family heavy metal efflux RND transporter produces MIDKIIKFSVHNKLIILIFTLFIAIAGLYSLSQLTIDAVPDITTNQVQVVTVSPSLAPQEIEQFITYPVEITMSNLQKVEEIRSISRYGLSVVTIVFEEGYDIMRARQLVSEQLQVVSGEIPAELGQPELMPITTGLGEIYQYTVDVEPGYEDQYDARELRSIQDWIVKRQLAGVQGIVEISSFGGFVKQYEVAIDPDKLRASDVTINEIADALSMNNANSGGSYIQKGPYAFYIRSEGLVTTLEDIEKIVVKNNGNVPLLVRDVAKVQFGETPRFGAMTKDGKGEVVGGITLMLKGGNATEVIKNVKDRLTQVEKSLPEGIAINPYLDRATFVDRVIKTVRNNLVEGGLIVIFVLVILLGNVRAGLVVASVIPLAMLFALTLMHMFGVSANLMSLGAIDFGLIVDGAVVIVESIVHHIHTHSNLQKTFTKKEFDHTVEHSASSIMHSATFGMLIILIVYVPIMTLSGTEGKMFKPMAYTVSFAIIGALILSLTYVPMMSALILKRKTSHKKSFADKLNEFILKFYNPFLESALKYRKVVITSALALLVIAVVIFMRMGAVFIPTLEEGDLALQMTIPPGSSLNESINSSTKVESVLLANFPEVKHVVSKIGTAEVPTDPMALEAADVMVILKEKSEWTSASDREELAEKMKEKLGVVKGAVFEFTQPIQLRFNELVTGVKSDVAIKIYGEDLDVLFSKANEVAALVENVQGAADIKVEQVDGLPQIMLRYDREKMARYGLNVDEVNRTVKAAMAGENTGIVFEGERRFDMTVRLEEDFRNDENIYDYLYLRTASGQQIPISEITEIEKETGPMQISRENTQRYIAIGVNVRNRDIQSLVEEMQTIIDQKLDLDPGYFVVFGGQFENLRDATQRLQIAVPLGLLLIFVLLFFAFSSFKQAIMIFSAVPFSAIGGVLGLWVRGMPFSISAGVGFIALFGVAVLNGIVLIGYFNQLKERGIDDLKERILLGASTRLRPVIMTATVASMGFLPMALSTTAGAEVQQPLATVVIFGLFSATMLTLIVLPVIYYLVERGIKKPNKVTMASVLLLFCFFQGLDVNAQVVSTKPQISIEEALQMAVSNNPVYQNAALQIESAEAGKKGIIDFGNTSANYQKGQINSEYNADYNLSINQSFGSPFGFVAKSKMIKSEINLRKSEQVLAQTQLERSVSLTFYQYNWLYYKASLLEDYLKTYEEMVRIADVRLETGDDNMLSSLVISSRKEEINSQLEALKADLFIALKQFNTAIFSEEEYAPQTSESLDKLQFNASDSLQVAGLLNPLYQVYQQQFELSRKKLAVAKTAYSPELSAGIFSQQIDGNGGLNGWQVGVSIPLWFLPKESTVQKAKIESQIASNQLQYQRFRLKAEVEALKQEASKYNSRITYFEETALPRAELITEKSDLLYRQGEIAYYEHIMNLGEANRIKMDYADVLYEYNRVMIEMKYFLAD; encoded by the coding sequence ATGATTGATAAAATCATTAAGTTTTCAGTGCATAACAAACTGATCATCTTAATATTCACGCTGTTTATTGCTATTGCTGGCTTATACAGTTTATCTCAACTAACCATAGATGCTGTACCAGATATTACAACCAATCAGGTACAAGTTGTAACCGTTTCTCCGTCTCTAGCTCCTCAAGAAATTGAGCAGTTTATTACCTATCCGGTAGAGATTACCATGTCTAACCTGCAAAAGGTAGAGGAGATTCGATCGATTTCCCGCTATGGATTATCAGTAGTAACCATTGTTTTTGAAGAAGGCTACGATATTATGCGAGCCCGACAATTGGTTAGTGAGCAACTGCAGGTAGTTTCTGGCGAAATACCAGCAGAACTTGGGCAACCCGAATTGATGCCTATAACCACAGGTTTGGGCGAGATTTACCAATATACGGTAGATGTTGAACCCGGCTATGAAGACCAATACGATGCTAGAGAGTTGCGTAGCATTCAAGACTGGATTGTAAAAAGACAGTTAGCAGGTGTGCAAGGTATTGTTGAAATAAGCAGCTTTGGTGGCTTTGTAAAACAATACGAAGTAGCTATAGACCCTGATAAGCTTAGAGCTAGTGATGTAACTATTAATGAAATTGCAGATGCCCTAAGCATGAATAATGCAAACTCTGGTGGTAGCTATATTCAGAAAGGGCCTTATGCTTTTTATATCCGTTCCGAAGGTTTAGTAACTACGCTCGAAGACATAGAGAAAATAGTAGTTAAAAATAATGGCAACGTGCCATTGCTAGTGAGAGATGTTGCTAAAGTTCAGTTTGGCGAAACCCCTCGCTTTGGTGCAATGACTAAAGATGGAAAAGGTGAAGTAGTAGGAGGAATTACCTTAATGCTAAAAGGTGGTAATGCAACCGAAGTAATTAAAAATGTAAAAGATAGATTAACGCAAGTAGAAAAATCTTTACCAGAAGGTATAGCTATTAATCCTTATCTAGACAGAGCAACCTTTGTTGATAGAGTAATTAAAACAGTGAGAAACAACTTAGTAGAAGGTGGTTTAATCGTGATTTTTGTTTTGGTTATTTTATTGGGAAATGTTAGAGCTGGTTTAGTTGTCGCTTCTGTAATTCCTTTGGCGATGTTATTCGCACTTACTTTGATGCATATGTTTGGAGTATCTGCAAACCTGATGAGTTTAGGTGCTATCGATTTTGGTTTAATTGTAGATGGTGCTGTGGTTATTGTAGAAAGCATTGTGCATCACATTCACACACATAGCAACTTACAAAAAACTTTTACAAAAAAAGAGTTTGATCACACAGTAGAACATTCGGCTTCTTCCATAATGCACTCAGCCACCTTTGGTATGCTGATTATCCTAATCGTATACGTGCCGATTATGACACTTTCTGGTACTGAAGGTAAAATGTTTAAGCCAATGGCTTATACCGTAAGTTTTGCCATTATCGGAGCTTTAATTCTCTCGCTAACTTATGTGCCCATGATGAGTGCTCTGATTTTAAAGAGGAAAACATCGCATAAGAAGAGTTTTGCAGATAAGTTGAATGAGTTTATTCTTAAGTTTTATAATCCATTTTTAGAGTCTGCACTAAAATATAGAAAAGTAGTAATTACCAGTGCTTTGGCATTACTTGTAATTGCAGTGGTAATCTTTATGCGAATGGGTGCGGTATTTATCCCAACATTAGAAGAAGGTGATTTAGCTCTGCAAATGACCATTCCACCAGGCAGTTCGCTTAACGAAAGTATCAATTCTTCTACAAAAGTAGAAAGCGTGCTTTTAGCAAATTTTCCAGAAGTAAAACATGTGGTTTCTAAGATTGGTACTGCCGAAGTTCCTACAGACCCCATGGCACTCGAAGCAGCCGATGTGATGGTGATTCTCAAAGAAAAATCTGAATGGACTTCTGCATCAGATAGAGAAGAACTGGCTGAGAAAATGAAAGAAAAGCTAGGAGTAGTAAAAGGTGCTGTTTTCGAATTTACTCAGCCGATTCAACTTAGGTTTAATGAGTTGGTAACTGGTGTAAAGTCAGATGTAGCTATTAAGATTTATGGCGAAGATCTGGATGTGCTCTTTAGCAAAGCAAATGAAGTAGCTGCTTTAGTAGAAAATGTGCAAGGTGCAGCCGACATTAAAGTAGAGCAGGTAGATGGTTTGCCACAAATTATGCTTCGCTACGACAGAGAGAAAATGGCAAGGTATGGATTAAATGTAGATGAAGTAAACCGTACGGTTAAAGCTGCCATGGCTGGTGAAAATACCGGAATTGTTTTCGAAGGAGAAAGACGGTTTGATATGACTGTTCGCTTGGAAGAAGATTTTAGAAATGATGAAAACATTTACGATTACTTGTATTTAAGGACTGCTTCTGGCCAGCAAATTCCTATTAGCGAAATTACTGAAATAGAAAAAGAAACTGGACCGATGCAAATATCTCGCGAAAATACACAGCGATACATTGCAATTGGTGTAAACGTGCGTAACCGAGATATTCAAAGCTTGGTAGAAGAGATGCAAACTATAATAGATCAAAAACTAGATTTAGATCCGGGTTACTTTGTAGTTTTTGGAGGTCAGTTTGAAAACTTGAGAGATGCTACACAACGCTTGCAAATTGCCGTTCCACTAGGCTTATTACTTATTTTTGTCTTGCTATTCTTTGCTTTTAGTTCTTTTAAGCAGGCGATTATGATATTTAGTGCAGTGCCATTTTCGGCAATTGGTGGTGTGTTAGGTTTATGGGTAAGAGGTATGCCTTTTAGTATTTCTGCTGGTGTTGGCTTTATTGCGCTCTTTGGTGTGGCTGTGTTAAATGGTATTGTGCTAATCGGTTACTTTAATCAACTCAAAGAAAGAGGTATAGACGATTTAAAAGAAAGAATTTTATTAGGTGCAAGCACACGTCTGAGACCAGTAATTATGACTGCTACTGTGGCATCTATGGGATTTTTACCAATGGCACTTTCTACTACAGCAGGAGCAGAAGTTCAGCAACCATTAGCAACCGTTGTAATTTTCGGATTGTTTTCGGCCACTATGCTTACTCTAATTGTATTACCAGTAATTTACTATTTGGTAGAAAGAGGTATTAAAAAGCCAAACAAAGTGACTATGGCTTCTGTACTTTTATTGTTTTGCTTTTTTCAAGGTTTGGATGTGAATGCACAAGTTGTATCTACAAAACCACAAATTAGTATAGAAGAAGCATTGCAAATGGCTGTTTCTAATAACCCTGTTTATCAGAATGCAGCTTTACAAATAGAATCTGCCGAAGCTGGTAAAAAAGGCATTATCGATTTTGGAAATACTTCTGCCAATTACCAGAAGGGACAGATAAACTCAGAGTACAATGCAGACTATAACCTTTCTATAAATCAGAGTTTTGGTTCTCCATTTGGGTTTGTAGCAAAAAGTAAAATGATAAAGAGTGAGATTAATTTGAGAAAGTCGGAGCAAGTCTTGGCTCAAACACAATTAGAGCGTTCTGTAAGTCTTACCTTTTACCAATACAATTGGCTTTATTACAAAGCTTCCTTATTAGAAGATTATCTTAAAACCTACGAAGAAATGGTGCGCATTGCAGATGTGCGCCTCGAAACCGGTGATGATAATATGCTTTCTTCTTTGGTAATTTCATCTAGAAAAGAAGAGATAAACAGTCAGTTAGAAGCACTTAAAGCAGATTTGTTTATTGCACTAAAACAGTTTAATACGGCCATTTTCTCTGAAGAAGAATATGCTCCTCAAACATCAGAATCGCTAGATAAATTACAGTTTAATGCGAGTGATAGTTTACAGGTAGCAGGCCTTTTAAATCCTTTGTATCAGGTATATCAGCAGCAATTTGAATTGTCTAGAAAAAAGCTGGCCGTAGCTAAAACTGCTTATAGTCCCGAACTAAGTGCAGGTATTTTTAGCCAGCAAATAGATGGCAACGGAGGTTTAAATGGTTGGCAAGTGGGTGTAAGTATTCCTTTGTGGTTTTTGCCTAAAGAATCTACTGTGCAAAAAGCTAAAATTGAAAGCCAGATTGCTAGCAACCAGCTTCAGTATCAAAGATTTAGATTGAAAGCAGAAGTAGAAGCTTTAAAACAAGAAGCATCAAAATACAATTCGAGAATTACCTATTTCGAAGAGACTGCACTCCCAAGAGCCGAGTTAATCACCGAAAAGTCTGATTTACTTTACAGACAAGGTGAAATCGCTTATTACGAACATATAATGAATTTGGGAGAAGCTAATCGCATTAAGATGGATTATGCAGATGTATTGTACGAATACAACAGGGTAATGATCGAAATGAAATATTTTCTTGCTGACTAA